A region from the Polyangium spumosum genome encodes:
- the uppS gene encoding polyprenyl diphosphate synthase, producing the protein MTYVDASNLPHHVGIIMDGNGRWAELRGEPREAGHKAGSAAVRRVVRLARRLGLTALTLYAFSEQNWARPTGEVDALMGLLREFLVTERSEILDNEIRLVAIGDLERLPPFVREALDPLRDASGDNRKMTLALALSYGGQEEIARAARDLAIEAREGRLDPQAIDTRAIAARLPSLGVGEPDLIIRTGGEHRISNFLLFGAAYAELAFTDVLWPDFTEEDLFEALASYQKRERRFGRVLSHVTSPPASPLGDAMRV; encoded by the coding sequence ATGACGTACGTAGACGCGAGCAACCTGCCACACCACGTCGGGATCATCATGGACGGCAACGGCCGCTGGGCCGAATTGCGCGGCGAACCTCGTGAGGCTGGCCACAAGGCGGGCAGCGCGGCGGTGCGTCGGGTGGTCCGCCTGGCGCGGCGGCTGGGGCTGACGGCGCTGACGCTGTACGCGTTCAGCGAGCAGAACTGGGCGCGGCCGACCGGCGAGGTGGACGCGCTGATGGGGCTCTTGCGGGAATTTCTGGTCACGGAGCGGAGCGAGATCCTCGACAACGAGATCCGCCTCGTGGCGATCGGCGACCTCGAGCGCCTGCCCCCGTTCGTGCGGGAGGCGCTCGATCCGCTGCGCGACGCCTCGGGCGACAACCGCAAGATGACGCTCGCGCTGGCGCTCTCGTACGGGGGCCAGGAGGAGATCGCGCGGGCGGCGCGGGACCTCGCGATCGAGGCGCGCGAGGGCAGGCTCGATCCGCAGGCGATCGACACGCGGGCGATCGCCGCGCGCTTACCGAGCCTCGGCGTGGGCGAGCCCGACCTCATCATCCGCACGGGCGGCGAGCATCGCATCTCGAACTTCCTGCTCTTCGGCGCGGCCTACGCCGAGCTCGCCTTCACCGACGTGCTCTGGCCCGACTTCACCGAAGAAGACCTCTTCGAAGCGCTCGCGAGTTACCAGAAGCGCGAGAGGCGCTTCGGACGCGTGCTCTCGCATGTTACCTCTCCGCCGGCTTCGCCCCTCGGCGATGCGATGAGGGTTTGA
- a CDS encoding 3-keto-5-aminohexanoate cleavage protein: MSIGLGLTVTLRVRIGAHDAHYAGELVDGARILGLFGDVATELLIRLDGDEGLFRAYEAVEFLAPVRAGDYVEATGVITKVGNTSRTMAFEARKVIANVRDPALPASAADAFAEPVVVCRALGTCVVPKDLQRRPRLVLPALSSPGPELVAKLPEPRPLITPPPHVIVTPPESPLVLTAAIVGAEVTRAQTPHLPITAQELADEAARCRDAGASVIHLHVRNADGSPSQSSELFGEAIARIREKTDVIIQTSTGGAVGMSVDERLGPLVCKPEMATLNCGTINFGDDIFVNTRPDIRAIARRIREAGSVAELECYEVGHIHEALALLKEGLIGEPLHFQFVLGVPGAIMPSEEVVRFMRSQIPAGASWAVAAVGRHQRPMTELAIKLGGHARVGLEDNIYLEKGVLAEGSAPLVARAAAYAKSLGREVVDPDRARRLLGITTAAT, from the coding sequence ATGAGCATCGGCCTAGGTTTGACCGTCACGCTTCGTGTCCGTATCGGAGCCCACGACGCCCACTACGCGGGCGAGCTCGTCGATGGCGCTCGTATCCTCGGCCTCTTCGGCGATGTCGCCACGGAGCTGCTCATCCGCCTCGACGGCGACGAGGGCCTCTTCCGCGCCTACGAGGCCGTCGAGTTCCTCGCGCCCGTCCGTGCCGGCGACTACGTCGAGGCGACCGGCGTCATCACGAAGGTCGGCAACACGTCGCGCACGATGGCCTTCGAAGCACGCAAGGTCATCGCCAACGTGCGCGATCCCGCGCTGCCGGCCTCGGCGGCCGACGCGTTCGCCGAGCCGGTCGTGGTCTGCCGCGCGCTCGGCACGTGCGTGGTGCCGAAGGATCTGCAGCGCCGCCCGCGCCTCGTGCTCCCCGCGCTCTCCTCGCCCGGCCCGGAGCTCGTCGCCAAGCTGCCCGAGCCGCGCCCGCTCATCACACCTCCGCCACACGTGATCGTCACGCCGCCCGAGTCGCCGCTCGTGCTGACGGCCGCGATCGTGGGCGCCGAGGTGACGCGCGCGCAGACGCCCCACCTGCCGATCACCGCGCAGGAGCTCGCCGACGAGGCCGCTCGGTGCCGCGACGCGGGCGCCTCCGTGATCCACCTGCACGTGCGCAACGCCGACGGCTCGCCCTCGCAGTCGAGCGAGCTCTTCGGCGAGGCGATCGCGCGTATCCGCGAGAAGACCGACGTCATCATCCAGACCTCGACCGGCGGCGCCGTGGGCATGAGCGTCGACGAGCGGCTCGGCCCGCTCGTGTGCAAGCCCGAGATGGCCACGCTGAACTGCGGCACGATCAACTTCGGCGACGACATCTTCGTCAACACGCGCCCCGACATCCGCGCGATCGCGCGGCGCATCCGCGAGGCCGGCAGCGTCGCGGAGCTCGAGTGTTACGAGGTCGGCCACATCCACGAGGCGCTCGCGCTGCTCAAGGAGGGCCTCATCGGCGAGCCGCTGCACTTCCAGTTCGTCCTCGGCGTGCCCGGCGCCATCATGCCGAGCGAGGAGGTCGTCCGCTTCATGCGCTCGCAGATCCCCGCCGGCGCGAGCTGGGCCGTCGCCGCCGTCGGCCGGCACCAGCGCCCCATGACCGAGCTCGCGATCAAGCTCGGCGGCCACGCGCGCGTCGGCCTCGAGGACAACATCTACCTGGAGAAGGGCGTCCTCGCCGAGGGCAGCGCGCCGCTCGTCGCGCGCGCCGCCGCCTACGCGAAGAGCCTCGGCCGCGAGGTCGTCGATCCCGACCGCGCGCGCCGGCTCCTCGGCATCACCACGGCTGCCACGTGA
- a CDS encoding sigma-70 family RNA polymerase sigma factor, with the protein MGRSLLDAPTSDTRPRRRAAQEGNLPPVCAQTLKSYLPLVNQVVTQIARRLPANVLRDDLLAAGVFGLLDSLRRNGGNEGETFEWYARMRIRGAVVDELRAQDWLSRRRRAAVTAARDGATNPTRPTTCLVSLHDLTPIEEQVHLVAEDEDPAAAYEARESYRALFRAMEQLPERERQVVGMHYFDGKKLKEIGAHLGVSEPRVSQLHARALGRLKILIQRAAA; encoded by the coding sequence GTGGGCCGCTCGCTCCTCGACGCCCCGACGTCCGACACGCGGCCACGGCGCAGGGCAGCCCAGGAGGGAAACCTTCCGCCGGTGTGCGCCCAGACGCTCAAGAGCTACCTGCCGCTCGTGAACCAGGTCGTCACGCAGATCGCGCGGCGGCTGCCGGCGAACGTGCTCCGGGACGACCTGCTCGCCGCAGGCGTGTTCGGGCTGCTCGACTCGCTCCGGAGGAACGGCGGCAACGAGGGCGAGACGTTCGAGTGGTACGCGCGCATGCGCATCCGCGGCGCGGTGGTGGACGAGCTCCGCGCCCAGGACTGGCTGAGCCGGCGAAGGCGCGCCGCCGTGACGGCCGCGCGTGACGGCGCGACGAACCCCACGCGCCCCACGACGTGCCTCGTGAGCCTGCACGACCTCACGCCGATCGAGGAGCAGGTGCACCTCGTCGCCGAGGACGAGGACCCGGCGGCGGCCTACGAGGCGCGCGAGTCGTACCGCGCGCTCTTCCGAGCGATGGAGCAGCTCCCCGAGCGCGAGCGGCAGGTGGTCGGGATGCACTACTTCGACGGCAAGAAGCTGAAGGAGATCGGCGCGCACCTCGGCGTGAGCGAGCCGCGGGTGTCGCAGCTCCACGCGCGCGCCCTCGGGCGGCTGAAGATCTTGATCCAGCGAGCAGCGGCTTAG
- a CDS encoding DUF882 domain-containing protein, whose product MALLAGAAAALLSVYAEAGDVVHVVSRGQVLVHIAKRYRTTVEAIRAANGLRPGQFLKPGQELVIPEKGKEAEAAKKAAARRASKESGGKKGASAKESAAAGKGKKKGEARPAKPMPLVMKPKRPGFVKMVRGSERLETQLLTKHGRLVPSALPKLGKMMRHAQSGAKIAIDPRLATLIGMVSDHFGGRTIHITSGFRPYSPTQYTKDSKHNLGRAIDFSIEGVPNTKLRDFCRTFRNAGVGYYPNSSFVHLDVRTTKAFWIDYSRPGEAPRYDSPVARASADESTADVDQAPSGATPAPSGSGKEKPTTPHTPAGGSGDTHPPPSQVVDPSTGNSNSQDPTPRNAPKAGQD is encoded by the coding sequence GTGGCCTTGCTGGCCGGCGCAGCGGCGGCGCTCCTCTCAGTATACGCCGAGGCGGGCGACGTCGTTCATGTCGTGTCCAGGGGCCAGGTCCTCGTCCACATCGCGAAGCGGTACCGCACGACGGTGGAGGCGATCCGGGCGGCGAACGGGCTCAGGCCCGGTCAGTTCCTCAAGCCGGGCCAGGAGCTCGTGATCCCCGAGAAGGGGAAAGAGGCGGAGGCCGCGAAGAAGGCGGCGGCGCGGCGAGCATCCAAGGAAAGCGGCGGCAAGAAGGGCGCATCCGCGAAGGAGAGCGCCGCCGCGGGCAAGGGGAAAAAGAAGGGCGAGGCCAGGCCCGCGAAGCCGATGCCGCTCGTCATGAAGCCGAAGCGGCCGGGCTTCGTGAAGATGGTGCGGGGCAGCGAGCGTCTGGAGACGCAGCTCCTCACGAAGCACGGGCGGCTCGTGCCGTCGGCGTTGCCGAAGCTCGGCAAGATGATGCGGCACGCGCAGTCGGGGGCGAAGATCGCGATCGATCCGCGCCTCGCCACGCTGATCGGCATGGTCAGCGATCACTTCGGCGGACGCACGATCCACATCACGAGTGGCTTCCGCCCCTATTCTCCCACACAGTACACCAAGGACTCCAAGCACAACCTGGGTCGGGCGATCGATTTCAGCATCGAGGGTGTTCCGAACACGAAGCTGCGCGATTTCTGTCGGACCTTCCGCAATGCTGGGGTAGGTTACTACCCGAACAGCTCATTCGTTCACCTCGACGTTCGGACGACGAAGGCCTTCTGGATCGACTACTCCAGGCCCGGTGAGGCCCCCCGCTACGATTCCCCAGTGGCTCGAGCCTCCGCGGACGAATCGACAGCGGACGTGGATCAAGCGCCTTCGGGCGCTACCCCCGCCCCCTCGGGGTCGGGAAAAGAAAAACCCACCACGCCCCACACGCCGGCAGGTGGGTCGGGGGATACCCATCCCCCCCCTTCGCAAGTCGTTGATCCCTCAACGGGAAACTCGAACTCCCAGGATCCGACGCCTCGAAACGCGCCGAAGGCGGGTCAAGACTGA
- the pilM gene encoding type IV pilus assembly protein PilM: protein MADGNNLVGVDIGSSAIKVCQLKEGRKGLSLVRAGYCPLPPQSIVDGHVMNASAIVAAVGRALADAKIKQREVALSISGQAVIIRKITVPLMTQNELDEQIQWEAEQHIPFDIKDVHVDYEVLRRRPEAGQMDLLLVAAKREEVNDYLEVAKAAKLKPLILDIDAFTVQNLFEYGRGIPADQTFGIINVGASLTSINIVSRGASSFTRDIPNAGNYVTEQIQKQLGVTFEQAEELKCQSVAQPFGPAAQVPPIVDAVCDTIAGEIQRSLDFFLATSGEPEMHRIYLTGGTSNLPALSAAISRRSRVQVEMLQPLERVTVEGKDVSADMLRARGSQLCVALGLAMRKDKEKRA from the coding sequence ATGGCGGACGGAAACAACCTGGTAGGCGTCGACATCGGCTCGAGCGCCATCAAGGTGTGCCAGCTCAAGGAAGGGCGCAAAGGGCTGTCGTTGGTCCGGGCCGGTTACTGCCCGCTGCCGCCGCAGAGCATCGTCGACGGCCACGTGATGAACGCCTCGGCGATCGTCGCGGCCGTGGGGCGAGCGCTCGCCGACGCCAAGATCAAGCAGCGCGAGGTCGCGCTGAGCATCAGCGGCCAGGCCGTGATCATCCGCAAGATCACCGTCCCCCTGATGACGCAGAACGAGCTCGACGAGCAGATCCAGTGGGAGGCGGAGCAGCACATCCCCTTCGACATCAAGGACGTGCACGTCGACTACGAGGTCCTGCGTCGCCGCCCCGAGGCCGGGCAGATGGACCTCTTGCTCGTCGCCGCCAAGCGCGAAGAGGTGAACGACTACCTCGAGGTCGCGAAGGCCGCGAAGCTCAAGCCTCTCATCCTCGACATCGACGCCTTCACCGTCCAGAACCTCTTCGAGTACGGCCGCGGCATCCCCGCCGATCAGACGTTCGGGATCATCAACGTCGGCGCCTCGCTCACCTCGATCAACATCGTCTCGCGCGGCGCGAGCTCGTTCACGCGCGACATCCCGAACGCGGGCAACTACGTCACCGAGCAGATCCAGAAGCAGCTCGGCGTCACCTTCGAGCAGGCCGAAGAGCTCAAGTGCCAGAGCGTCGCGCAGCCCTTCGGCCCCGCGGCGCAGGTGCCGCCGATCGTCGACGCCGTCTGCGACACGATCGCCGGTGAGATCCAGCGCTCGCTCGACTTCTTCCTCGCCACGAGCGGCGAGCCCGAGATGCACCGCATCTACCTGACCGGCGGCACCTCGAACCTGCCCGCGCTCTCCGCCGCGATCTCGCGCCGCTCCCGCGTGCAGGTCGAGATGCTCCAGCCCCTCGAGCGCGTCACCGTCGAGGGCAAGGACGTCAGCGCCGACATGCTCCGCGCCCGCGGCTCGCAGCTCTGCGTGGCCCTCGGCCTCGCCATGCGCAAAGACAAGGAGAAGCGCGCTTGA
- a CDS encoding PilN domain-containing protein: MIRINLLPHKRGAGGTQPSQRWLLVVLAVLLIEIVGLFLFYQAKREELDAQNRTNAQIKSQIDDIKRLVADHDEIKKALAVLRAREEAIARLQAGRTGPTAVLLELAQIMTTGKGPSADPDELAKLRKDNPLAVFNPAWDARRLWLTAYLEGQRTVRIEGLARDGNDVYELAQRLKLSPYFHEVTLLPGKKDEDRTAKIDLVSFALQLKVRY; this comes from the coding sequence TTGATCCGGATCAACCTCCTGCCGCACAAGCGCGGCGCGGGCGGAACGCAGCCGAGCCAGCGGTGGTTGCTCGTCGTGCTCGCCGTGCTCCTGATCGAGATCGTCGGGCTCTTCCTCTTCTACCAGGCGAAGCGCGAGGAGCTCGACGCGCAGAACCGCACGAACGCCCAGATCAAGAGCCAGATCGACGACATCAAGCGGCTCGTCGCCGACCACGACGAGATCAAGAAGGCCCTCGCCGTGCTGCGTGCGCGGGAAGAAGCGATCGCGCGGCTGCAGGCCGGCCGCACCGGCCCCACCGCCGTCCTCCTCGAGCTCGCGCAGATCATGACCACCGGCAAGGGCCCCTCCGCCGACCCGGACGAACTCGCCAAGTTACGCAAGGACAACCCCCTCGCCGTCTTCAACCCGGCCTGGGACGCGCGCAGGCTCTGGCTCACGGCGTACCTCGAAGGACAACGCACCGTGCGCATCGAGGGCCTCGCGCGTGACGGCAACGACGTCTACGAGCTCGCGCAGCGCCTCAAGCTCTCGCCGTACTTCCACGAGGTCACGCTCCTGCCCGGGAAGAAGGACGAGGATCGTACCGCCAAGATCGACCTCGTGAGCTTCGCGCTCCAGCTCAAGGTGAGGTACTGA
- a CDS encoding type 4a pilus biogenesis protein PilO has protein sequence MAPKAPSAGSSTLDRLPLAGKIGFGLLFMTLVGALFFVFVYEDLSNELAAAKQREGTLRGELRAAEAIKEAYQKDREEKIRSEARAEQTKKILPDDPETPAFLASLQQTATIAGVNLTSWTPVDEVPQEFFAKVPMKLTLTGRYHQIAKFFHGVGQIDRIINMEDIQMKLSTKSGTAKPDQPVEPEVTVECLGTAFRALKLDGKDGAKRRGTGK, from the coding sequence ATGGCCCCGAAAGCCCCCTCGGCGGGGAGCTCGACGCTCGATCGCCTGCCCCTCGCGGGCAAGATCGGCTTCGGCCTGCTCTTCATGACCCTCGTCGGCGCGCTCTTCTTCGTCTTCGTCTACGAGGACCTCTCGAACGAGCTCGCCGCCGCCAAGCAACGCGAGGGCACGCTCCGCGGCGAGCTACGCGCGGCCGAGGCCATCAAGGAGGCGTACCAGAAGGATCGCGAGGAGAAGATCCGCAGCGAGGCGCGCGCCGAGCAGACGAAGAAGATCCTGCCCGACGACCCCGAGACGCCCGCGTTCCTCGCCTCGCTCCAGCAGACGGCCACCATCGCCGGCGTGAACCTCACGAGCTGGACGCCCGTCGACGAGGTCCCGCAAGAGTTCTTCGCCAAGGTGCCGATGAAGCTCACGCTCACCGGCCGCTACCACCAGATCGCCAAGTTCTTCCACGGCGTGGGGCAGATCGACCGCATCATCAACATGGAAGACATCCAGATGAAGCTGTCGACGAAGAGCGGCACGGCGAAGCCCGATCAGCCCGTCGAGCCCGAGGTCACGGTCGAGTGCCTCGGCACCGCCTTCCGCGCGCTCAAGCTCGACGGCAAGGACGGCGCCAAGCGCAGGGGGACCGGCAAGTGA
- a CDS encoding pilus assembly protein PilP, translated as MSSWLLLVALVFVVLAAGCEEDELWVPPPSAKPPPGAGLDAGVGADGGARAPKAAASAELPQREFGEVDFTETEKNRDPFRGFASVFAQQAKGRTVVQRQVVIERYALDELELKGIVTRSQPRALFTDPANVGWVVKVGDYVGKPEIVRTGGPAGIDVAINWRVDRIRDGDVVFVREDPAHPEIAPVTRVIALFPTENANNEGRR; from the coding sequence GTGTCCTCGTGGCTCCTCCTCGTCGCGCTCGTGTTCGTGGTGCTCGCCGCCGGCTGCGAGGAGGACGAGCTCTGGGTGCCGCCTCCGAGCGCGAAACCTCCGCCCGGCGCAGGGCTCGATGCCGGCGTGGGCGCGGACGGCGGGGCGCGGGCGCCGAAGGCCGCTGCGTCCGCGGAGCTTCCGCAGCGCGAGTTCGGCGAGGTCGACTTCACCGAGACCGAGAAGAACCGTGATCCGTTCCGCGGCTTCGCCAGCGTCTTCGCGCAGCAGGCCAAGGGCCGCACCGTCGTGCAGCGGCAGGTGGTGATCGAGAGGTACGCGCTCGACGAGCTCGAGCTCAAGGGCATCGTCACGCGCTCGCAGCCGCGGGCGCTCTTCACCGACCCTGCCAACGTCGGCTGGGTCGTCAAGGTCGGCGACTACGTGGGCAAGCCCGAGATCGTGCGTACGGGTGGTCCGGCCGGGATCGACGTCGCGATCAACTGGCGCGTGGACCGCATCCGGGACGGGGACGTCGTCTTCGTCCGCGAGGACCCGGCACACCCGGAAATCGCCCCCGTCACGCGAGTGATCGCGCTCTTCCCCACGGAAAACGCGAACAACGAGGGCCGGCGATAG